CCCCGATTTTCTCCAAACCGAGAGCGCAAGAAATGAGGCGCGAATTCTTGCCACTGGCGAATCCGTCCGTGGGTGCCTGGAGCTGTGGTTCGACGCCAACGGCATCCCTGATTGGTATGTCGTCACAAAACTGCCGATTCGGTCCCGAAGCGGAAAGATTGTCGGCGTGATGGGAATCAGTACTCATTACCAACAGGTCCCGAAGTACTCGTCGACCAGCGAAGGCCTGACCCAAGTCGTGGATTACATCCGTCAACATTTCGCAAAAACCCTGACGATTCCGATGCTGGCGCAAGTGGCCCAGTTGTCACCCAGGCAGCTTGAACGTCAGTTTCGAGCCACGTTCGATATCACGCCAAAACAGTTCCTGATCCGTACCCGGCTGAGCGTCGCCTGTCGGGCACTCCGCCAAACACAGGCCTCGCTCGCGGATATCGCCGCCGATTGCGGGTTTTACGACCAGAGTGCTTTGACCCTGCACTTCCATCAATCGATGGGCCTCACCCCCGGCCAATATCGGCGAAACGAAGCCGGTTCACATTGAGCGATTGAAGCATCGACGGAGAAATGAGTCTCGGTTGGAAGTTCAGTGGGACCGTGCTCTCCATGAAACCGCTTATTGCCCCAACCCAAGATGTTTCATGAGGAACAACACTTCCACCGCGCGCTCATAGTCGACATTGTCCTTTTTGGCGAAGCCGTGACCTTCGTTGTTCGCAAAGACGGTCCAAACCGATTTGCCATTCTGACGGACACGTGCGGCGATTTGTTCGGCCTCGAAGAACGGCACGCGCGGGTCGTTCTTACCATGCACAACCATCAGTGACGCGAGAATCTTGTCGGCATTATTCAATGGACTAATTTT
This Schlesneria paludicola DSM 18645 DNA region includes the following protein-coding sequences:
- a CDS encoding AraC family transcriptional regulator, whose translation is MSDSGSLPADEKQRRLEMRDRWFRSVPPENHFSQLLDELTGVFFFAKDHLGRLMFLNRAARERCGLRDDTDVIGLRDVELIPDFLQTESARNEARILATGESVRGCLELWFDANGIPDWYVVTKLPIRSRSGKIVGVMGISTHYQQVPKYSSTSEGLTQVVDYIRQHFAKTLTIPMLAQVAQLSPRQLERQFRATFDITPKQFLIRTRLSVACRALRQTQASLADIAADCGFYDQSALTLHFHQSMGLTPGQYRRNEAGSH